A single window of Leclercia adecarboxylata DNA harbors:
- a CDS encoding ABC transporter substrate-binding protein — protein MTILKGIVGSTALLAALSLPLQAAEPVKVGSKIDTEGALLGNIILQVLESHGVKTVNKVQLGTTPVVRGAITSGELDIYPEYTGNGAFFFKDENDPAWKNAKNGYEKVKKLDAEQNKLIWLTPAPANNTWTIAVRKDVAEKGKLTSLDDLSRYLKEKGDFKLAASAEFIERPDALPAFEKAYDFKLDQSQLLSLAGGDTAVTIKAAAQQTSGVNAAMAYGTDGPVAALGLQTLTDPKGVQPIYAPTPVVREAVLKAYPELDAWLKPVFASLDEKTLQQLNASIAVEGLDAKKVAADYLKQKGLVK, from the coding sequence ATGACTATCTTAAAGGGGATTGTTGGCTCAACGGCGCTGCTGGCGGCGTTGAGCCTGCCTTTGCAGGCAGCAGAGCCGGTAAAGGTCGGGTCAAAAATTGATACGGAAGGCGCGCTGCTCGGCAACATCATTTTGCAGGTGCTGGAGAGTCACGGCGTAAAAACCGTTAATAAAGTGCAGCTGGGCACCACCCCGGTGGTCCGCGGGGCTATCACCTCCGGCGAGCTGGATATCTACCCGGAATACACCGGCAACGGGGCCTTCTTCTTTAAAGATGAAAATGACCCGGCGTGGAAAAATGCAAAGAACGGATATGAGAAAGTCAAAAAGCTCGACGCCGAGCAGAACAAGCTGATATGGCTTACCCCGGCGCCGGCCAACAACACCTGGACCATCGCGGTACGCAAGGACGTGGCGGAGAAAGGTAAACTCACTTCCCTCGACGATCTCAGCCGCTACCTGAAAGAGAAGGGCGATTTCAAACTGGCCGCCTCGGCGGAGTTTATTGAGCGCCCGGACGCGCTTCCGGCCTTTGAAAAAGCCTACGACTTCAAGCTTGACCAAAGCCAGCTGCTGTCGCTGGCCGGCGGCGATACCGCGGTCACCATCAAAGCAGCAGCCCAGCAAACTTCGGGCGTGAATGCCGCGATGGCCTATGGCACCGACGGCCCGGTAGCGGCGCTGGGTCTGCAAACCCTCACCGATCCAAAAGGCGTTCAGCCGATCTATGCGCCGACGCCGGTCGTGCGCGAAGCGGTGCTGAAGGCTTACCCGGAGCTGGACGCGTGGCTGAAGCCGGTATTTGCAAGTCTGGATGAGAAAACCCTGCAACAGCTGAATGCCAGCATTGCAGTGGAGGGGCTGGATGCCAAAAAAGTGGCGGCAGATTACCTGAAGCAAAAGGGGCTGGTGAAGTAG
- the bglX gene encoding beta-glucosidase BglX, with protein sequence MKWLCSVGVAVSLALQPALADDLFGNHPLTPEARDAFVTDLLTKMSVDEKIGQLRLISVGPDNPKEAIREMIKNGQVGAIFNTVTRQDIRKMQDQVMELSHLKIPLFFAYDVVHGQRTVFPISLGLASSFNLEAVKTVGRVSAYEAADDGLNMTWAPMVDVSRDPRWGRASEGFGEDTYLTSTMGKTMVEAMQGKSPADRYSVMTSVKHFAAYGAVEGGKEYNTVDMSPQRLFNDYMPPYKAGLDAGSGAVMVALNSLNGTPATSDSWLLKDVLRDQWGFKGITVSDHGAIKELIKHGTASDPEDAVRVALKSGINMSMSDEYYSKYLPGLVKSGKVTMAELDDATRHVLNVKYDMGLFNDPYSHLGPKESDPADTNAESRLHRKEARDVARESLVLLKNRLDRLPLAKSGTVAVVGPLADSKRDVMGSWSAAGVADQSVTVLTGIKDALGDKGKVIYAKGANVTSDNDIVTFLNQYEEAVKVDPRPAQEMIDEAVNAAKQSDVVVAVVGEAQGMAHEASSRTDITLPQSQKALIAALKATGKPLVLVLMNGRPLALVDENQQADAILETWFAGTEGGNAIADVLFGDYNPSGKLPMSFPRSVGQIPVYYSHLNTGRPYNADKPNKYTSRYFDEANGPLYPFGYGLSYTTFTVSDVKMSAPTMKADGNVTASVEVTNSGKREGDTVIQMYVQDVTASMSRPVKQLRGFEKVHLKPGETKTVSFPIDVDALKFWNQQMKYAAEPGKFNVFIGVDSARVNKGEFELL encoded by the coding sequence ATGAAATGGCTTTGTTCTGTAGGTGTAGCTGTGAGTCTGGCGCTGCAACCCGCGCTGGCTGACGACCTGTTTGGCAATCATCCGCTGACGCCGGAAGCCCGCGACGCCTTTGTCACCGATCTGCTTACGAAGATGTCGGTCGATGAGAAAATCGGCCAGCTGCGTCTGATCAGCGTCGGGCCGGATAATCCGAAAGAAGCCATTCGCGAGATGATTAAAAACGGGCAGGTGGGGGCGATCTTCAACACCGTCACCCGTCAGGACATCCGCAAAATGCAGGATCAGGTGATGGAACTCAGCCACCTGAAAATCCCGTTATTCTTCGCCTATGACGTGGTCCACGGCCAGCGTACCGTCTTCCCGATTAGCCTTGGCCTGGCCTCCTCCTTTAACCTCGAGGCGGTGAAAACCGTCGGCCGCGTGTCAGCCTATGAAGCGGCGGACGACGGTCTGAACATGACCTGGGCGCCAATGGTAGACGTCTCCCGCGATCCGCGCTGGGGCCGCGCCTCGGAAGGCTTCGGGGAAGATACTTACCTGACCTCGACCATGGGTAAAACCATGGTTGAAGCGATGCAGGGCAAAAGCCCGGCCGATCGCTACTCGGTGATGACCAGCGTTAAGCACTTCGCCGCCTATGGCGCAGTGGAGGGCGGGAAGGAGTACAACACCGTCGACATGAGCCCGCAGCGCCTGTTTAACGACTACATGCCGCCGTACAAAGCCGGTCTTGATGCCGGGAGCGGCGCGGTGATGGTGGCCCTGAACTCCCTGAACGGCACGCCTGCGACCTCGGATTCCTGGCTGCTGAAAGACGTGCTGCGCGACCAGTGGGGCTTTAAGGGCATCACCGTTTCCGACCACGGGGCGATTAAAGAGCTGATCAAGCACGGCACGGCCTCTGACCCGGAAGACGCGGTGCGGGTGGCGCTGAAGTCCGGCATCAACATGAGCATGAGCGACGAGTACTACAGCAAGTACCTGCCGGGTCTGGTGAAGAGCGGTAAGGTCACTATGGCCGAGCTGGACGACGCCACGCGCCACGTGCTGAACGTGAAGTATGACATGGGGCTGTTTAACGATCCGTACAGCCACCTGGGGCCAAAAGAGTCCGACCCGGCAGACACCAACGCCGAAAGCCGTTTACATCGTAAAGAAGCCCGCGACGTGGCGCGCGAAAGTCTGGTGCTGTTGAAAAACCGTCTGGACAGGCTGCCGCTGGCAAAATCCGGTACCGTGGCAGTGGTTGGGCCGCTGGCTGACAGCAAGCGCGACGTGATGGGCAGCTGGTCAGCGGCCGGCGTGGCCGATCAGTCCGTGACCGTGTTGACCGGCATTAAAGACGCGCTGGGCGACAAGGGCAAAGTGATTTACGCCAAAGGCGCTAACGTCACCAGCGACAACGACATCGTCACCTTCCTCAACCAGTATGAAGAGGCGGTGAAGGTCGATCCGCGCCCGGCGCAGGAGATGATCGACGAGGCAGTTAACGCCGCGAAGCAGTCCGACGTGGTAGTGGCCGTAGTGGGTGAAGCCCAGGGCATGGCCCATGAGGCCTCCAGCCGCACCGATATTACCCTGCCGCAGAGCCAGAAGGCGCTGATTGCCGCACTGAAAGCCACCGGGAAACCGCTGGTGCTGGTGCTGATGAACGGTCGCCCGCTGGCGCTGGTTGACGAGAACCAGCAGGCTGACGCGATTCTGGAGACCTGGTTCGCCGGTACCGAAGGCGGTAACGCCATTGCCGACGTGCTGTTTGGCGATTACAACCCGTCGGGCAAACTGCCGATGTCCTTCCCGCGCTCTGTCGGGCAGATCCCGGTGTACTACAGCCACCTCAACACTGGCCGTCCGTACAATGCGGATAAACCGAACAAATACACCTCGCGCTATTTCGACGAAGCGAATGGCCCGCTCTATCCGTTTGGCTATGGCCTGAGCTACACCACCTTCACCGTTTCCGACGTGAAAATGTCGGCTCCGACGATGAAAGCGGACGGTAACGTCACCGCCAGCGTCGAAGTGACCAACAGCGGCAAACGCGAAGGGGATACGGTGATCCAGATGTACGTTCAGGATGTCACCGCCTCCATGAGCCGTCCGGTGAAACAGCTGCGTGGCTTCGAGAAGGTGCACCTGAAACCCGGCGAAACCAAAACCGTCAGCTTCCCGATTGACGTGGATGCGCTCAAGTTCTGGAATCAGCAGATGAAATACGCCGCCGAGCCAGGCAAGTTCAACGTCTTTATCGGCGTCGACTCTGCCCGGGTGAACAAGGGCGAGTTCGAGCTGCTGTAA
- the dld gene encoding D-lactate dehydrogenase has translation MSFEQPHNNTDFINDLTRLVGPAHLLTDAAKTARYRKGFRSGQGDALAVVFPGTLLELWRVLSACVAADKIILMQAANTGLTEGSTPNGNDYDRDIVIISTLRLDKLHLLDKGEQVLAYPGTTLYSLEKALKPLGREPHSVIGSSCIGASVIGGICNNSGGSLVQRGPAYTEMSLFARIDEQGKLTLVNHLGIDLGVTPEQILSKLDDDRVKDSDVLHDGRHAHDHDYITRVREIDADTPARYNADPDRLFESSGCAGKLAVFAVRLDTFPAEKRQQVFYIGTNQPEVLTTIRRHILGEFTHLPVAGEYMHRDIYDIAERYGKDTFLMIDKLGTDKMPFFFTMKGRTDAMLEKVSLFKPHFTDRFMQKLGNAFPAHLPPRMKSWRDKYEHHLLLKMAGDGIAEAQSWLSEFFKTAEGDFFACTPEEGSKAFLHRFAAAGAAIRYQAVHADEVEDILALDIALRRNDTDWFEKLPPEIDSQLVHKLYYGHFMCYVFHQDYIVKKGVDAHALKAQMLTLLQARGAQYPAEHNVGHIYEAPPALKQFYRANDPTNSMNPGIGKTTKHKNWEGEPETVSNDLQATDQTS, from the coding sequence ATGTCTTTTGAACAACCGCACAATAACACCGACTTTATTAATGACCTGACGCGACTGGTGGGGCCTGCGCACCTGCTGACCGACGCCGCGAAAACCGCCCGCTACCGCAAGGGCTTTCGCTCCGGACAAGGAGACGCGCTGGCGGTGGTGTTCCCGGGCACCCTGCTGGAGCTGTGGCGGGTGCTCAGCGCCTGCGTGGCGGCGGACAAAATTATTCTGATGCAGGCGGCGAATACCGGCCTGACCGAAGGCTCCACGCCGAACGGCAACGATTACGACCGCGACATTGTGATTATCAGCACCCTGCGCCTCGACAAGCTGCATCTGCTGGACAAGGGCGAGCAGGTGCTGGCCTACCCGGGCACCACGCTCTACTCCCTGGAAAAGGCGCTGAAGCCGCTGGGCCGGGAGCCGCATTCGGTGATTGGTTCATCCTGTATTGGCGCCTCGGTGATCGGCGGGATCTGCAACAACTCCGGCGGCTCGCTGGTACAGCGCGGCCCGGCCTACACTGAAATGTCGCTGTTCGCCCGCATTGATGAGCAGGGCAAGCTGACTTTAGTGAACCATCTGGGTATCGATCTGGGCGTCACGCCGGAGCAGATCCTCAGCAAGCTGGATGACGATCGCGTCAAGGACAGCGATGTGCTGCACGACGGACGCCACGCCCACGACCATGACTACATTACCCGCGTGCGTGAGATCGACGCCGACACCCCGGCGCGCTATAACGCCGACCCGGATCGCCTGTTTGAATCGTCCGGCTGCGCGGGCAAGCTGGCGGTTTTCGCCGTGCGCCTCGACACCTTCCCGGCCGAGAAACGCCAGCAGGTGTTCTACATCGGCACCAACCAGCCTGAAGTGCTGACCACCATCCGTCGCCACATTCTCGGGGAGTTCACCCACCTGCCGGTCGCGGGTGAGTATATGCACCGGGATATTTACGACATTGCCGAACGCTACGGCAAAGATACCTTCCTGATGATCGACAAGCTCGGCACCGACAAGATGCCTTTCTTCTTCACCATGAAGGGACGCACCGATGCGATGCTGGAGAAGGTGTCGCTGTTTAAGCCGCACTTTACCGACCGCTTTATGCAAAAGCTGGGCAACGCCTTCCCGGCGCACCTGCCGCCGCGGATGAAAAGCTGGCGGGATAAGTACGAGCATCACCTGCTGTTGAAGATGGCGGGCGACGGTATTGCCGAAGCGCAGAGCTGGCTGAGCGAATTCTTTAAAACCGCCGAGGGCGATTTCTTCGCCTGTACGCCTGAAGAGGGCAGCAAGGCCTTTTTACACCGCTTTGCCGCTGCCGGGGCCGCGATCCGCTATCAGGCGGTGCACGCCGACGAGGTGGAGGACATTCTGGCCCTGGACATCGCCCTGCGCCGCAACGACACCGACTGGTTCGAGAAGCTGCCGCCGGAGATCGACAGCCAGCTGGTGCATAAGCTCTATTACGGCCACTTTATGTGTTACGTCTTCCATCAGGATTACATCGTCAAAAAAGGGGTCGATGCCCACGCCCTGAAGGCGCAGATGCTGACGCTGCTACAGGCGCGCGGCGCGCAATATCCGGCGGAACATAATGTCGGTCACATTTACGAAGCCCCGCCCGCATTAAAGCAGTTTTATCGCGCCAACGACCCGACAAACAGCATGAACCCGGGCATTGGCAAAACAACCAAGCATAAAAACTGGGAAGGGGAACCTGAAACAGTGAGTAATGACCTGCAAGCTACTGATCAAACCAGTTAG
- a CDS encoding GNAT family N-acetyltransferase — MSAVETFSETDVQVRDAEAEDAHAIAGIYAWHVLHGRASFEEVPPTVDEMRQRMNAVTSQGLPWLVALYRGIVVGYCYATHYRPRPGYRYTIEESIYVEASTPGRGFGSALLSALIARSEEGPWRQMIAIVGDGPNNAGSLRLHKKHGFEVAGQLRSVGYKKGDWRDTLILQRPLNDGDWTLPE, encoded by the coding sequence ATGTCGGCTGTTGAAACTTTCTCTGAAACTGACGTACAGGTTCGCGATGCTGAGGCGGAGGACGCGCATGCCATTGCTGGCATTTACGCCTGGCACGTCCTTCACGGTCGCGCATCCTTTGAAGAGGTTCCCCCTACCGTAGACGAAATGCGCCAGCGTATGAACGCGGTGACCAGCCAGGGTTTGCCGTGGCTGGTGGCGCTCTATCGGGGGATTGTGGTGGGCTACTGTTATGCCACCCACTATCGCCCCCGCCCCGGGTACCGTTACACCATTGAGGAGTCGATTTACGTCGAGGCCAGCACGCCCGGGCGCGGCTTTGGCAGCGCGCTGCTGAGCGCCCTGATTGCCCGCAGTGAAGAGGGGCCGTGGCGGCAGATGATCGCTATCGTCGGGGACGGGCCCAACAATGCCGGTTCCTTACGCCTGCATAAAAAGCACGGATTCGAAGTGGCGGGACAGCTAAGAAGCGTGGGATACAAGAAAGGTGACTGGCGCGATACGCTGATTTTGCAGCGCCCCCTCAACGACGGTGACTGGACGCTGCCGGAGTAA
- the pbpG gene encoding D-alanyl-D-alanine endopeptidase — MLKFRVSLLSLALLLAVPVATPAIAKPAAVATAAQPEIASGSAMIVDLNTNKVIYSSHPNLVRPIASITKLMTAMVVLDARLPLDEKLRVDISHTPEMKGIYSRVRLNSEISRKNMLLLALMSSENRAAASLAHHYPGGYDAFIRAMNAKAKALGMVQTHFVEPTGLSIHNVSTAQDLTRLLIATKQYPLLGQLSTTREEMATFSNPAYTLPFRNTNHLVYRDNWNIQLTKTGFTNAAGHCLVMRTVFNGKPVALVVMDAFGKYTHFADASRLRTWIETGKVQPVPAAALSYKKQKAAQMATAQND; from the coding sequence ATGCTGAAATTCCGCGTTTCTTTACTGAGTCTTGCGCTGTTGCTGGCTGTGCCAGTGGCGACCCCGGCGATCGCCAAACCTGCCGCTGTGGCTACGGCGGCACAGCCGGAGATTGCCTCCGGTAGCGCTATGATCGTCGATCTGAATACCAACAAAGTGATCTATTCCAGCCACCCGAATCTGGTGCGCCCGATCGCTTCGATTACCAAATTAATGACCGCGATGGTGGTGCTGGATGCCCGACTGCCGCTGGATGAAAAACTGCGCGTCGATATCAGCCATACGCCGGAGATGAAAGGGATCTACTCCCGCGTGCGTCTGAACAGTGAAATCAGCCGCAAAAATATGCTGCTGCTGGCGCTGATGTCTTCGGAAAACCGCGCCGCGGCAAGCCTCGCGCACCACTATCCGGGCGGCTATGACGCGTTTATCCGGGCGATGAATGCGAAGGCGAAGGCGCTGGGGATGGTGCAGACGCACTTTGTGGAGCCAACCGGCCTGTCGATTCATAACGTCTCGACGGCGCAGGATCTGACGAGACTGCTGATCGCTACCAAACAGTATCCGCTGCTCGGTCAGCTCAGCACCACCCGCGAAGAGATGGCAACCTTCTCGAACCCGGCGTATACCCTGCCGTTTCGTAATACCAACCATCTGGTCTACCGCGACAACTGGAATATCCAGCTGACCAAAACCGGCTTTACCAATGCCGCGGGCCACTGTCTGGTGATGCGTACGGTCTTTAATGGCAAGCCGGTGGCGCTGGTGGTGATGGATGCCTTTGGCAAATATACCCACTTTGCCGATGCCAGCCGTCTGCGTACCTGGATTGAAACCGGGAAGGTGCAGCCGGTACCGGCCGCGGCCCTGAGCTATAAAAAGCAGAAGGCCGCCCAGATGGCGACCGCGCAAAACGATTGA
- a CDS encoding Yip1 family protein — translation MNHVWGLFSHPDREMHVIRGENETVSHHYTHHVLLMAAVPVICAFIGTTQIGWDFDDGNIVKLSWMTGLALAVVFYALMLAGVAVMGRVIYWMARRYPQRPSLTHCMVFAGYVATPLFLSGIVALYPIVWLCALVGTLALFYTGYLLYIGIPTFLSINKEEGRSFSGSTLAIGVLLLEVLLALTVILWGYGYRLF, via the coding sequence ATGAACCATGTCTGGGGACTCTTTTCCCATCCCGATCGTGAAATGCATGTGATCAGAGGCGAAAACGAAACGGTCAGTCATCACTATACCCACCACGTGTTGCTGATGGCCGCCGTGCCGGTGATTTGCGCGTTTATTGGTACCACGCAAATTGGCTGGGATTTTGACGACGGCAACATCGTAAAACTCTCGTGGATGACCGGCCTGGCGCTGGCGGTCGTGTTTTATGCCCTGATGCTGGCAGGTGTGGCGGTGATGGGCCGGGTGATTTACTGGATGGCGCGCCGGTATCCGCAGCGGCCTTCGCTGACGCACTGCATGGTGTTCGCCGGTTACGTGGCGACGCCGCTGTTTCTGAGCGGGATTGTGGCGCTTTATCCGATAGTCTGGCTGTGCGCGCTGGTGGGGACGCTGGCACTCTTTTATACCGGCTATCTGCTCTATATCGGTATTCCTACCTTCCTGAGTATCAACAAAGAAGAGGGCCGAAGCTTCTCCGGCTCGACGCTCGCCATCGGCGTGCTGTTGCTGGAAGTGCTGCTGGCGCTGACGGTTATTCTTTGGGGTTATGGATACCGTCTCTTCTGA
- a CDS encoding DedA family protein — protein sequence MDINTLIAQYGYAALVIGSIAEGETITLLGGVAAHQGLLRFPLVVAAVALGGMIGDQLLYLVGVRFGPTILRRFSRHQKKIDRAQQLIQRHPYLFVIGTRFMYGFRIIGPLLIGASRLPPKIFLPLNIVGAIAWALIFTTLGYVGGEVLEPWLHSLNQHLRHWIWLILVLVLVVAIRWWLRRRDRS from the coding sequence ATGGATATCAATACTCTCATTGCACAGTATGGCTATGCCGCGTTGGTCATTGGCAGCATAGCGGAAGGCGAAACCATCACCCTGCTGGGTGGCGTGGCGGCGCATCAGGGATTATTACGTTTTCCGCTGGTGGTGGCCGCCGTGGCGCTGGGCGGGATGATCGGTGACCAGCTGCTCTACCTGGTTGGGGTGCGGTTTGGTCCGACGATCCTGCGCCGTTTTTCCCGCCATCAGAAGAAAATCGACCGCGCCCAACAGCTGATCCAGCGTCATCCTTACCTGTTTGTCATTGGCACCCGCTTTATGTACGGTTTCCGTATCATTGGCCCGCTGCTGATCGGCGCCAGTCGCCTGCCGCCGAAAATTTTCCTGCCGCTGAACATTGTTGGCGCTATCGCCTGGGCGTTGATCTTCACCACCTTAGGCTACGTCGGTGGTGAAGTGCTGGAGCCGTGGCTGCATTCGCTCAACCAGCACCTGCGCCACTGGATCTGGCTGATCCTGGTGCTGGTGCTGGTCGTCGCGATACGCTGGTGGCTCAGACGCCGGGATCGCAGCTAA
- a CDS encoding SDR family oxidoreductase, with amino-acid sequence MGSTNRVAIVTASDSGIGKTTALMLAERGFDIGVTWHSDEEGAMKTCREIEARGQRAEAIQLDLSQLPDGAKAIERLIERFGRIDVLVNNAGAMVKASFLEMEYDQWRSIFSVDVDGAFLCSQIAARQMVKQGEGGRIVNITSVHEHTPLPDASAYTSAKHALGGLTKSMAMELVHHNILVNAVAPGAIATPMNDMDDSEVEPGSMPNIPLARPGHTKEIASLVAWLCDSDASYATGQSFIVDGGFMLGNPQFKPAE; translated from the coding sequence ATGGGTTCAACCAATCGTGTGGCTATTGTGACGGCATCGGATTCGGGGATCGGCAAAACCACGGCGCTGATGCTGGCGGAGCGTGGGTTTGATATCGGCGTAACCTGGCATTCGGATGAAGAAGGGGCGATGAAAACCTGTCGTGAGATCGAGGCGCGGGGGCAGCGGGCAGAGGCCATCCAGCTGGATCTCAGCCAGCTGCCGGACGGGGCTAAGGCGATCGAGAGGTTAATTGAGCGCTTCGGACGTATCGACGTGCTGGTCAATAACGCCGGGGCGATGGTCAAAGCGTCGTTTCTGGAGATGGAGTACGACCAGTGGCGATCCATTTTTAGCGTCGATGTGGATGGCGCTTTTCTCTGCTCGCAGATTGCCGCCCGGCAGATGGTTAAGCAGGGCGAGGGGGGACGGATCGTCAACATCACCTCGGTACATGAGCATACCCCGCTGCCGGATGCCAGCGCTTACACTTCGGCCAAGCATGCCCTCGGCGGCCTGACCAAGTCGATGGCGATGGAGCTGGTGCATCACAATATTCTGGTCAACGCCGTCGCACCCGGGGCCATCGCTACGCCAATGAACGACATGGATGACAGCGAAGTGGAGCCGGGATCCATGCCGAATATCCCGCTGGCAAGGCCCGGGCACACCAAAGAGATCGCCAGCCTGGTGGCCTGGCTGTGCGACAGCGACGCCAGCTACGCCACCGGACAATCCTTTATTGTCGATGGCGGTTTTATGCTGGGCAATCCGCAGTTTAAGCCGGCGGAGTAA
- the mdtQ gene encoding multidrug resistance outer membrane protein MdtQ, with amino-acid sequence MKPSRFYCFCLPLSLFLVACASQHDTAASLNQQLPVANIESGLATGQWPKNAWWEAFHDPQLTALIVKAQADAPDMQIARQRIALAEAQAKMAMAADGPEVDFSADAERQKMSAEGLMGPFAITDPAAGTTGPWYTNGTFGLTAGWDLDLWGKNRAQVEARIGKVNAQQAELQQTRQLLATSVARLYWEWQTQAAVGKVLTAIKQEQDNIIRTDRELYQHGITSSVEGVETDINASKTEERLAEVSGNMKAIAARLEALTNTPSITLTPQALPAVETKLPASLGYELLARRPDLQEAHWYIEASLHEVDAAKAAFYPDVNLMAFLQQDALHLSDLFRSSAQQMGVTAGLTLPIFDSGRLNANLDIAQAQSNLSIANYNKAVVEAVNQVTRTASEVETLMAKNQHQQSVEADAARVVALAQARYRAGIIAGTRVSEARIPALQEHLAGLTLQGQYIDATLQLTSALGGGYQHG; translated from the coding sequence ATGAAACCTTCACGTTTTTACTGTTTCTGCCTGCCTCTTTCTCTTTTTCTGGTTGCCTGCGCCTCTCAACACGATACGGCGGCATCGCTTAATCAACAGCTCCCCGTCGCGAACATAGAGTCCGGACTGGCGACCGGCCAGTGGCCGAAAAATGCATGGTGGGAAGCGTTTCACGATCCGCAGCTGACTGCCCTGATCGTCAAAGCGCAGGCCGACGCGCCGGATATGCAAATTGCCCGTCAGCGCATTGCCCTTGCCGAAGCCCAGGCCAAAATGGCGATGGCCGCCGACGGCCCGGAGGTGGATTTCTCTGCCGATGCCGAGCGGCAAAAAATGTCCGCAGAAGGGCTGATGGGCCCCTTTGCGATTACCGATCCGGCGGCCGGTACCACCGGCCCCTGGTATACCAACGGCACCTTTGGCTTAACCGCTGGCTGGGATCTGGATTTATGGGGCAAAAACCGCGCCCAGGTTGAGGCCCGCATCGGCAAGGTCAACGCCCAACAGGCGGAGCTGCAACAGACCCGCCAACTGCTCGCCACCAGCGTCGCGCGTCTCTACTGGGAGTGGCAGACTCAGGCTGCGGTCGGGAAGGTATTAACCGCCATCAAGCAGGAGCAGGATAATATTATTCGTACCGATCGGGAGCTCTACCAGCATGGGATCACCTCCTCCGTGGAAGGGGTCGAAACCGACATCAATGCCAGTAAAACCGAGGAGCGGCTGGCGGAGGTGAGCGGCAATATGAAAGCCATTGCCGCGCGCCTGGAAGCCCTCACCAATACCCCGTCGATAACCCTCACCCCGCAGGCCTTACCCGCCGTCGAGACGAAGTTGCCTGCCTCGCTGGGCTACGAACTGCTGGCCCGACGCCCCGATCTGCAGGAAGCCCACTGGTACATCGAAGCGTCTCTGCATGAGGTCGATGCGGCGAAAGCAGCGTTCTATCCCGATGTGAATCTGATGGCGTTTCTGCAACAGGATGCGCTGCACTTAAGCGATCTGTTCCGCTCCTCGGCGCAGCAGATGGGCGTCACCGCCGGCCTGACCCTGCCGATTTTTGACAGCGGACGCCTGAATGCCAACCTCGATATTGCCCAGGCGCAGAGCAATCTGTCGATAGCGAACTACAACAAAGCGGTGGTGGAGGCGGTGAATCAGGTGACCCGGACCGCAAGTGAAGTCGAAACGCTAATGGCGAAAAACCAGCATCAGCAGAGCGTTGAGGCCGATGCCGCGCGGGTGGTAGCTCTGGCGCAGGCGCGTTACAGAGCGGGGATTATCGCCGGTACCCGCGTCAGCGAGGCCAGAATACCCGCCCTGCAGGAACACCTCGCCGGACTCACGCTGCAGGGGCAGTATATCGATGCCACCCTGCAACTCACCTCGGCGCTGGGTGGCGGCTATCAGCACGGGTAG